A stretch of the Aphis gossypii isolate Hap1 chromosome 2, ASM2018417v2, whole genome shotgun sequence genome encodes the following:
- the LOC126550344 gene encoding small ubiquitin-related modifier 3-like isoform X2, whose translation MAESKGDAPENRITIKVECSIVGHYDTVVYISIKKTSKLQKLMNAYCERTGFDIRSIRFLFNNRVISEMVTPSFLEMEDGSEIYVHRAQGGPDDYNNLYLL comes from the exons ATGGCAGAAAGCAAAGGA GATGCTCCCGAAAATAGAATTACTATTAAGGTTGAATGCAGTATTGTTGGTCATTACGATACTGTCGTCTACAtctctattaaaaaaacttcaaaactGCAAAAATTAATGAACGCCTACTGTGAGAGAact GGTTTTGATATTCGGTCAATAAGATTTCTGTTCAATAATCGTGTAATTAGTGAAATGGTTACTCCGTCTTTCCTAGAAATGGAGGACGGTAGCGAAATTTATGTCCATCGAGCACAGGGTGGTCCTGatgattataacaatttatatttattgtga
- the LOC114129221 gene encoding uncharacterized protein LOC114129221 — translation METTKPQPVEQNFEQSSTSLIIAAPIPAVSHVEKSSEVVQIPIRNGKPLVEFTPEMNSVQRQEVIIAAMNKLRKKLEKLKKKINKYEAKKMNASTKKKNVGSDYNF, via the exons ATGGAGACCACCAAGCCACAACCTGTAGAACAAAA ttttgaaCAGTCATCAACATCATTGATTATTGCAGCTCCTATTCCTGCAG taagtcATGTTGAAAAGTCATCTGAAGTTGTACAAATACCCATCAGAAATGGAAAACCTTTGGTAGAATTca ctcCAGAGATGAATTCTGTTCAACGACAGGAAGTAATTATAGCTGCAATGAATAAACTGCGAAAGAAActtgaaaagttaaaaaaaaaaataaacaaatatgaagCGAAGAAGATGAATGCTTctactaaaaagaaaaatgtaggtagtgattataatttttga
- the LOC114129219 gene encoding inhibitor of growth protein 5-like has product MASSSYTKHCLDSLENLPVELQQNLTLMQNIDSIAQQQMHNIDKLVTDFVLNGKVLSGNKKKITLINIQRQFEKAKKYSDDKVLLAKQTCELVDKNIKGVDSILEKLEDEIYERVLNTSKNVPNKTTEKKQLIKGVVKPSSKSGWLPDIRKTPSLVSVDSNPTNPTNIVASGKVEADSLVSELGCAGVAYSNEQLQIPVYPNELTYCLCKEVSYGKMIACDNPECPFECVKITTKPKGKWFCPICKTNKMKK; this is encoded by the exons ATGGCTTCTTCGTCATACACGAAACACTGTCTGGACT CTTTGGAGAATCTTCCGGTTGAGTTACAACAAAACCTCACTCTGATGCAAAACATTGACTCGATAGCTCAACAACAGATGCACAACATTGACAAATTAGTAACCGATTTTGTGTTAAATGGAAAGGTCTTATcgggaaacaaaaaaaaaataactttaattaacaTACAACGTCAGTttgaaaaagcaaaaaaatactCTGATGACAAAGTTCTATTGGCTAAACAAACTTGTGAGTTG gtggataaaaatattaagggaGTAGAttcaatattagaaaaattagaaGATGAAATTTATGAAAGAGTCTTAAACACCTCGAAAAATGTTCCAAACAaaacaactgaaaaaaaacaattgataaaAG GAGTTGTAAAACCATCAAGTAAATCTGGCTGGCTTCCAGATATAAGAAAAACACCATCTTTGGTCAGTGTTGACTCTAATCCGACAAACCCTACCAATATTGTAGCCAGTGGTAAAGTAGAGGCTGATTCCCTTGTTAGTGAATTAGGTTGTGCTGGGGTTGCATATTCGAACGAACAATTACAAATTCCTGTCTATCCAAACGAACTGACCTATTGTTTATGCAAAGAAGTTTCATATGGTAAAATGATAGCCTGTGATAATCCAGAA TGTCCTTTtgaatgtgttaaaataaCTACCAAGCCTAAAGGAAAATGGTTCTGTCcaatatgtaaaacaaacaagatgaaaaaataa
- the LOC126549752 gene encoding small ubiquitin-related modifier 2-like isoform X2, with the protein MDAYERIKLLVRDREHTSIKFKIRKNTLLKKLMNAYCVRTGMDMATTRFRYDGNMLNENDTPYTTNMGEGDVIEVFQAQIGG; encoded by the exons ATG GATGCCTATGAACGTATTAAGCTTTTAGTTCGTGATCGAGAACACACTTCCATCAAATTtaagataagaaaaaatactCTGCTTAAGAAATTAATGAACGCATACTGTGTGAGAact GGTATGGATATGGCCACTACAAGATTCCGCTATGATGgaaatatgttaaatgaaaatgatacTCCGTATACAACTAATATGGGAGAAGGTGACGTAATTGAAGTCTTTCAAGCACAGATTGGtggttga
- the LOC126550344 gene encoding uncharacterized protein LOC126550344 isoform X1: MAESKGDAPENRITIKVECSIVGHYDTVVYISIKKTSKLQKLMNAYCERTTFLKSENMTHSPVPCRRYLFNSSPDDITIPDVDYSDEMESQLCVENTNEEDEVKKLLEKCQTENIRLNSQS, encoded by the exons ATGGCAGAAAGCAAAGGA GATGCTCCCGAAAATAGAATTACTATTAAGGTTGAATGCAGTATTGTTGGTCATTACGATACTGTCGTCTACAtctctattaaaaaaacttcaaaactGCAAAAATTAATGAACGCCTACTGTGAGAGAact ACTTTTCTTAAATCAGAGAATATGACTCACAGCCCAGTTCCTTGCCGgcgttatttgtttaattcatCTCCTGATGACATTACTATACCTGATGTTGATTATAGTGATGAAATG GAAAGCCAACTCTGTGTAGAAAATACTAATGAAGAAgatgaagtaaaaaaattgctGGAAAAGTGTCAAACAGAGAATATCag gtTAAACAGCCAAAGTTGA
- the LOC126549752 gene encoding small ubiquitin-related modifier 2-like isoform X1: MVENRGDAYERIKLLVRDREHTSIKFKIRKNTLLKKLMNAYCVRTGMDMATTRFRYDGNMLNENDTPYTTNMGEGDVIEVFQAQIGG; encoded by the exons ATGGTAGAAAACAGAGGA GATGCCTATGAACGTATTAAGCTTTTAGTTCGTGATCGAGAACACACTTCCATCAAATTtaagataagaaaaaatactCTGCTTAAGAAATTAATGAACGCATACTGTGTGAGAact GGTATGGATATGGCCACTACAAGATTCCGCTATGATGgaaatatgttaaatgaaaatgatacTCCGTATACAACTAATATGGGAGAAGGTGACGTAATTGAAGTCTTTCAAGCACAGATTGGtggttga
- the LOC114129218 gene encoding uncharacterized protein LOC114129218 isoform X2: MLSVIRFPKNKARRAIWLKQCGLLEKDIKHNRKLCCSHFKKDCIITNAKRIILKKNAVPVIFEKEIKLKKSKKRSQILGNTEAMLQNVQVDDFESLAADVKSLEDLFLFTEESSEAILQNVQVDDLESSAANLYPLEDLYQFTEESSESKAF, translated from the exons ATGCTTTCTGTTATCAGATTCCCAAAAAACAAAGCTAGACGAGCGATTTGGCTAAAACAATGTGGACTCTTGGAAAAggatataaaacataatagaaAGCTGTGTTGTTCTCATTTCAAGAAAGATTGTATCATAACAAACgccaaaagaataatattgaagaaaaatgcaGTCCCTGTTATTTTCGAGAaggaaataaaacttaaaaaatccaAGAAGCGAAGTCAAATTTTGGGAAACACAG aagctATGCTACAAAATGTACAGGTTGATGATTTTGAAAGTTTAGCTGCTGATGTAAAATCATTGGAggatttatttctatttactgAGGAATCatcag aagctATACTACAAAATGTACAGGTTGATGATCTTGAAAGTTCAGCTGCTAATTTATATCCACTGGAggatttatatcaatttactGAGGAATCatcag AGTCCAAGGCATTCTAA
- the LOC114129218 gene encoding 52 kDa repressor of the inhibitor of the protein kinase-like isoform X1 has protein sequence MLSVIRFPKNKARRAIWLKQCGLLEKDIKHNRKLCCSHFKKDCIITNAKRIILKKNAVPVIFEKEIKLKKSKKRSQILGNTEAMLQNVQVDDFESLAADVKSLEDLFLFTEESSEAILQNVQVDDLESSAANLYPLEDLYQFTEESSENLLIRQLVSETHCRTNHLHNFQ, from the exons ATGCTTTCTGTTATCAGATTCCCAAAAAACAAAGCTAGACGAGCGATTTGGCTAAAACAATGTGGACTCTTGGAAAAggatataaaacataatagaaAGCTGTGTTGTTCTCATTTCAAGAAAGATTGTATCATAACAAACgccaaaagaataatattgaagaaaaatgcaGTCCCTGTTATTTTCGAGAaggaaataaaacttaaaaaatccaAGAAGCGAAGTCAAATTTTGGGAAACACAG aagctATGCTACAAAATGTACAGGTTGATGATTTTGAAAGTTTAGCTGCTGATGTAAAATCATTGGAggatttatttctatttactgAGGAATCatcag aagctATACTACAAAATGTACAGGTTGATGATCTTGAAAGTTCAGCTGCTAATTTATATCCACTGGAggatttatatcaatttactGAGGAATCatcag aaaacttATTGATTCGACAACTTGTCTCGGAGACGCATTGTAGAACTAACCATCTTCATAATTTCCAgtga